The following are encoded together in the Carassius auratus strain Wakin chromosome 34, ASM336829v1, whole genome shotgun sequence genome:
- the lypd6b gene encoding ly6/PLAUR domain-containing protein 6B isoform X2 produces the protein MAADLALVSVLIQLFVDLVTSDSIDFYNIMPAAEATPYPKSFKCFTCEQASDNYRCNRWAEDVWCPQNTQYCMTIHHFNHHGKTTFVTKRCAVHEECQLAGCRHHKNTHHECISCCEGMVCNVELPTNHSNAVFAERQTQSSAAPTFRIWDSVILMVPVLTGLLPL, from the exons ATGGCAGCAGATCTGGCCTTAGTCAGCGTTCTCATCCAGCTTTTTGTTGATTTGGTGACAAGTGACAGCATTGACTTCTACAATATCATGCCTGCTGCAGAAG CCACTCCATACCCCAAGAGTTTCAAGTGCTTCACTTGTGAACAGGCCTCAGACAACTACCGCTGTAACCGCTGGGCAGAAGATGTGTGGTGTCCTCAGA ATACCCAGTACTGCATGACAATACACCACTTCAACCATCATGGAAAGACAACATTTGTTACCAAAAGATGTGCAGTGCATGAAGAATGCCAGTTAGCTGGCTGtagacatcacaaaaacacacatcat GAGTGCATATCCTGTTGTGAAGGGATGGTTTGCAACGTAGAGCTGCCGACTAATCACAGTAATGCAGTGTTTGCCGAAAGGCAGACCCAGAGCTCAGCAGCACCCACTTTCAGGATCTGGGATTCTGTGATCCTCATGGTCCCAGTTCTCACGGGACTATTACCGTTGTGA
- the lypd6b gene encoding ly6/PLAUR domain-containing protein 6B isoform X1 has product MAADLALVSVLIQLFVDLVTSDSIDFYNIMPAAEVFMSCAATPYPKSFKCFTCEQASDNYRCNRWAEDVWCPQNTQYCMTIHHFNHHGKTTFVTKRCAVHEECQLAGCRHHKNTHHECISCCEGMVCNVELPTNHSNAVFAERQTQSSAAPTFRIWDSVILMVPVLTGLLPL; this is encoded by the exons ATGGCAGCAGATCTGGCCTTAGTCAGCGTTCTCATCCAGCTTTTTGTTGATTTGGTGACAAGTGACAGCATTGACTTCTACAATATCATGCCTGCTGCAGAAG TGTTCATGTCTTGTGCAGCCACTCCATACCCCAAGAGTTTCAAGTGCTTCACTTGTGAACAGGCCTCAGACAACTACCGCTGTAACCGCTGGGCAGAAGATGTGTGGTGTCCTCAGA ATACCCAGTACTGCATGACAATACACCACTTCAACCATCATGGAAAGACAACATTTGTTACCAAAAGATGTGCAGTGCATGAAGAATGCCAGTTAGCTGGCTGtagacatcacaaaaacacacatcat GAGTGCATATCCTGTTGTGAAGGGATGGTTTGCAACGTAGAGCTGCCGACTAATCACAGTAATGCAGTGTTTGCCGAAAGGCAGACCCAGAGCTCAGCAGCACCCACTTTCAGGATCTGGGATTCTGTGATCCTCATGGTCCCAGTTCTCACGGGACTATTACCGTTGTGA